Sequence from the Syngnathus acus chromosome 13, fSynAcu1.2, whole genome shotgun sequence genome:
TGTTCCACACGTGTTTTTGTGCTAGTTTGTATTATTGATGGACATTTTTCAGCACAATACTCCTTTTGTTAAATGATGCAATCAGATCACAATGTTTGAAATTGCCTTTGCGGTGGCTGTGAATTTATGCAGCTATTTCGAAATATATGccaatgcattttgaattttattatCCAAACCTTCCAATTCAAACTGcgtttcatttcaattcattttttacatttttttgctgtacgtttttttgtccaaaacaCTATATGCATTGTTTCCTCTGTTTTTATAAACCAATCACCCAAGACGGAGATTTGTTCAATACACTAGTGCGTCGTAATAATATAAATTCATTTGATcccttctattttatttttattaatatcaGAGCTAAAACGAattacacacacgcgcatatatcgatatataaataaacaaaagcaaaaacaatattgcaaaacctcgcaaaaattatttttgctttccttTTTAATTTAGTCCAAACCATGCagaaattaaaatgcatttacaCTGGTTTAATTTCGTTTAGCTTTTATAATAATGTCCCCCCCTCCCGACATTGTGGCGACTTCACGTTTTGCAAAACGacgacattttgtttgtaaattgGAAAGCCCTATAAATTAGAGACGTTGGAAAGTGCGTGGTGAATTTTGGATTCTAATGTGGCCAATACACGAATCCTAAAACGTATTCAATAATAATAGCGCAAAACTTGATTCAAACGTGCTGCGACTattttttgattattattttttgggtgCAAGTTGGTGTGTAAGGTGCATGTTTTGCCTCGTCAGGCCCTGTGGTACTGAGTAGCCCGGCCCAGCTGGTGGCGCCCGGCCTGGTGGCCCGGGGGACCCTCTCCATCACCGGCAGCGAAATCTACTTTGAGGTGGACGAGGACGACCCCGCCTTCAAGGGGGTCAGCCCCAAGGTCAGCTGCAAACACGCCCCCCACccctcgaaaaaaaaaaaaaaaaaaacgcctttcgAACACGTTTGCATGTTGCTGTCATTTTGCGCAAACTCACAGCGTCGAGGTATTTTAAATTGCGCCTCTCGGTCTCGCTAATCCAAACGCGTCGTTGAAATGTTATcaatgttgactttttaaCAAAAGCACGACGACGACCAAATACATATAAGAATTGGTTTTATTAGCTCTTTAAATTAAGTGGatgacaattaaaaaacaaacagatcaCAGATGTTATAATCCAGTGTAGTTCaagtgcatttcttttttctcaattttacCGTCATATATATTTACTATTTATATAGGTTGTCATTTAATAAAACGAAATCGTGGCAGaccaagtattttttttaaaaaaagaacagccaataaaaaaaaaaatgttatttaaataaaaaattcaagtaAATCGATGGAATGTGTGTTTAACGAAAGCTTTACACTCAAATATAAACTttgcaaaaaggaaaaagaaagacgACAAACCGTATCGAGCCAAAGTATAAATTAAGTTGTTTTTCTAgcagataaagaaaaaaaccccaccgACATTCACAATCTCACTGGAAGGAAGCACAATGCTATCAACACATTTACAGTATCAAATGTACACGCGCGTTTCAAGTCTCGTCAAAGGTTCGTTGGAATTACGAAagcctttttgttgttgttgttgatgggTTTAGGAAAACGGGTGGCGCTGGTCAAAAGGCGccccgaaaaaaaaacaatattaaaagGGTCGTGAGAAGCgctggctcgctcgctcgctcgctcgctcgttcgttcgttcgttcgccCGCCGACTACAGGCTCGGCTCGGCCGGTTACCTCAAAGCTTCTCCAGGCTTTTGGGGTTGGTGAGGATCTCCCTGGCCAGGCGCCACGTCTGCTTGGCGGCGTTCTCCAGGGCCGAGTGCGGCTTTCCCTGGAAGAGGTCGAGGTTGGGCAGGAAGTAGTGCGGGCATCGGCGGCACTGCAGGCAGGAGATGAGCTGCAATAGAATCCCGTTGAGGCGGTCGCCCAGGCAGTTCTCGTCCCAGTCGGACTCGCGCGGGTGCTTCTCGCACTCGTACGACACCAGCGTCTTCATGTGGTAGTTGTTGAGCGGCGTGCCGGGCAGCTCCAGGTGGCGGTCGCGCAGCGCCTTGAGCACCGACAGGCACTTTTTGCGGCAGCCGCCCAGCAGCAGCCGGTTCTCGGCCTCGGCGAACTGCAGCACCCAGGCGTCGCTCTCGGCCGAGCTCTGCTTGCCGTTGAGCGAGTAGCACTCCTTGGAGAGCAGGTTGAAGCCCTCCGCCTTGACCTCGGCCACGCGGTTGGGGCCCGGCCAGGGGATGTGCGGCAGCGGCCAGTGCGCGGCGCTGCGCGGCCAGATGCCCGTGCACTTGAAGGCGGGCGTGATCTGCACCACGTAGCGGTCGCGGATGCGCAGCCTGACCTCGCTGGTGTCCGCCACCATCTTGACCACGTCGCGGTAGCTGCACTTGTCCACCGCCTGAGCCACCAGCGTCTGGAAGCGCGAGCGGATCTTACGCGCCGACAGGTAGCCGGAGGCGGTGATGAACTCCACCCACAGCGACATGCTGCGCTTGCGGCCGTCGCTCAGCTTGAGCACGGCGCAGCCGGGCAGCGAGCCGTCGTCCACGAAGTTGAACACGCCCATCTGGTTGAGGTAGAGCACCACCTCGAACTCGCTGGGCGAGATGACCTCCAGGCCCTCGAAGCGGTTGTCCATCTCGCTCAGCGAGCTGATGAAGCGCGGCTCCTGCACCTCCACCTCCTTCAGCACGTCCGACACCACCTTGCACACCTCGCGGATGCTCTTGGACACGGCCGCCTTGCGCGACTGGCACTTCTCGTTGTAGTACTTGTTGAGGTGGTACACCAGCTTGGCCTGCGCGGCGATCATGTTGGGGCAGAGATCCGGGTTGTACACCGGAGTCTCGCAGTACGCCGACGGATCCAACGCGGCGGTTTGTACGGGAGCCAATTTTAAAGGGGAAAAGGCAACGCTCtaccaagaaaaataaaaagggaagaaaaaaaagaatacccGATTCGGAACACGCGGGGTCGTGGCCGGCCGGAACGGAGCTCCGGGACGAGCGGGAGGCGCGGCGCTCACTCACTCCTCGCAACTTAACATGACTCAAATGCTTGCAAATGGGACGAAGAAAAGAGCGAAAAGTCTCCCCGCCAAGTGTGCGTGTTTTGCGCGGAGCGGAATGTGCTCTGCCGGCGCGCACCGCCGCGGCGTTTGCTGTCGTTTGacagcgcgcacacacacacacgcgcgcgcgcgtgttcATACACTCGCGCGCACACGGGCTTTATTATAAGGGAGGAGTTGGCGGCGGGCTGGCCCAATGGCCGCGCCTTACGTCAcagcagcgagcgagcgagcggctgCGGCTGTTTATAGAGCACGACACAAGTGCTCAACATAAAGGACGCATAAGTAAAAGCACGAGGAAATACACCCACGCACAGCACATGCatgtgtggggaaaaaaaatccccccttTTGGTTATTGCTGCAGTTTTAggatttgcccccccccccctttactGGATTGCATTGCTTTTTCCTCCCCAATGTTCTCTGTTGAATTCCAAGTGACAGCTACTCGTTGTCAGCTGGGGAAGTTCTTTATATTCGTATGCATTCTTTGAAAGATTTTCTTCACGCGATCGGATTGAACTTTTCTGCAAACTGATACCTCCttacatttgaatttgttaaatttcctggagaatcttttttttttttttttatgactgtaGCCAGTTAATAGACGTCATTGAAATTCGTTTCGTGAAGCAACCACTTTAAAGTTGTCTTTGCGTTACTATATGCATTTTAAATCGTTTCGTTTGTCATgtttaattatttcaaaactGTTTTCCAATCATTTATGAACGTCTCCAAttccaaaacaaatttcagTTTTGATTTTAGTTTTTACGTACTGTTTTCTAAATTGAACAAGATGTCCAATTCTGAATGTGCTTTACTTTGACTCGGGGTGAAAGTAGCGTTTTTATTCACTTCATCTGTCagtcattttttattaatcaGTGCATTATTTTGCTTAACAATTTTAACCCCTGTGTTCAAAAACAGAATGTTACTTCAAAATCACAGTGCAGGAAATTAAAATTGGGTTATTGTTCGGTCCAGCACATTTCAGAAAATagtgtaaatgttttattttgagtcaacacaagatgaaaaaaaaaatctgttataAAGAACCAGAGAAATCTGAGAATGTTTGTTTGAGAGGCTTAGGATTTGGAAAAATCATTGACTATCAAAATAATTATCGATTGATTTGATCATCTAGTTACTATTGATTATTTCCTTCTCGTACCGTcatatatatttcattttatgagTGTTGAATATAATTGAAGCATGGACTTCTGTTCTCATATTTGCTCTAGTTCCCGTGTGCATTTCACAGTTAAGGTCTTTGCATGCAAACTTGTGATTTTGCGTTTTGAGATCAATCTTTTCCTCTCTCACAAACATCGCCTGCCTCCATCTCACACTTTGAAAAGcagatcaaataaaaaaagaacaaagacgCAAGTATTTTCGATTGATAAATGGCTCCTACAACGTTTTTTGCAGGTCTCCAATGAGCATGCACCCCCTAGTGGCCGTCAGCAGGCGAGCAAATCTGATTGGCCGCTTTGTAAATTACAATCAGGCCGCGCAGTGACGTCACAATCTCGCCTTTGATCTCTTTGAAGTCTGATATTTCGGAAGAGATAAATATTTCAAGGAAGACAAGTAAAAGCCTCGGTCGGCGttgaatattttcttctctcccGCCTGAAAATGGGCTGAGAAATGCCTGCGCTATTCGCTGTCATTCACAACTAGCCCgccaaaacaataaaagaatACACTCCATGTATTTTGGTCGGAATGTTTGTCAGCATACACCATCAAACATTCTTCCGTACGACTGTAAAGTGGACCGGCGTATGTTCCATCTTCCCTCCCGCTGCGCCACGTTGATTCGAAGCAGACCCGCTTCGACATTCCCTCCCGCCCGTCCAACAAGGGCGCGGCGACGTCGGCATCCAGTAACCTCCCGAGCGCCGGCTTCTCGGTTTGGCCCGTCGCCGGCCGCGTGCGTGATACCGGCGCGGGGATTTGGCCCAGATTATGGCCTCCTAATCTGAAGCATGTGCTGGCTCGTCAAGGCatcgccggccggccggcactGCGGTCGTCTCGTACACGGGAGCGTTGTTGCTTTCTGAAGGAGGAGGCCCTCCGCTCTGATATATGCGACGCCGACTCGGTGACCCACGCGTTGTTGCATAAATCAACATGGCGTCTCCCGCTGTCTCCCCGCCAGCCCGCCATTTTTCCCAGCGCATGTGACCCCGTTTTCAAGGCCTCTTTTGTTTCCACGCCGCGGACGAGACACTTCTTTGCTTCTTgtcttccatttttctttggcCCTTTCCTCTGTATGAAGGAGGATTGTGCTGTTAACATGGCAGGGGTCACTCCGGCTTGACTGGAAATTCCCACTTTGACCGCAACACTCGTGCTTAGATTAGACAGTGGCCTGAGGTgatccagtgtgtgtgtgtgtctgtgtctgtctgtgtgtgtatgctgaAGTAAACAGAAATAATATGGATTCCTACAATTATGCATATGCAAATTCCGTATGTTGGCACAAAGTAAACGTGCCGTTTGATAAAGTGCCAAAATGTCAGAATGTGTCAAAAATTGGCAAATTCTTTGAGTAACTTGAAAATTGGTGCGCATGTCTAGCTTTAGGAGACCcaccaaaaatgtcacaaagtcATGCACCACCCAAAACATAGAATTTGGATTTATGGGTAATTCGGCAGCTCAATGACTCATCATCAAaactacacatttttaaaaatggagtCCCCAAAGTTAGTAGGCGTCTAGAAGGACTTGTTCAAAATGCAAGAGCAGCAAATTTgcccaaaatggctgcctctTCATTTTTTGGAAGACCAAAAAGCAAAGTGtttagtgctttttttttcccacataaaaaaagaaataaattaagaTTGATGAAAATCTTTACTTTTTGCTTTCAGCAACCCAATAAAAAGATGACCAATTTGTGAGCGCTGCAAGTTGAAGtttatatggaaaaaaaaaaggacgttTAGCATATACTGCCGTAGCGCTCCCAAGCTAACGCGCCGATAAGATTAAGAGGATTTAATAATATGACACATTTTGGTCTAAATCTGATTATGAATGTCAGCGATGTGACGTTCCCCGCCGCGAAAAAATAATATACTTTAATCTGCTGTTGCGTGTTTATGATATGATATGATGAGATTGTCAGtgggattttttgttttgtttcttattcCGATGCTGATTCCCCGGCAATATGGCGTCTCCGCAGGAGGCCGGCTAATTTTGCCGGACCCCCTTTGGCTTGTgtccattcatttgttttgcggGCCTCTTGCGCATGTCGCCTGAAGCCTCGCAACCTTCCTCAAGTCAAGCAGACAATGGCTGAACTTTTCCCAGCGTACCTGCaatcttttttctctctctctcgtccaTACACAAAAATGTGGCCAAAGTGTAAATTAAAAATCGTAATTGATTGGCTCAGCTTCATTTGGCccttcaccccccccctcccctgcaaTATGCTACGCTTGTCAGCCTTTGTGATAAATTACATGCATGCATTTGCATGAATTTAGAAGCAGTGTGGCTCACACGTGTGTTTGCCACATTAAGAGTTGCACAATTGGCCTCATTTTGAGGCACCTTTCTCATGGCTGACGTACAATTTAGCAACTATTTAGAAAAGATGTGGCGTCGTTGTGGTTAACCCTTTTTACCTCTGCCTTTTCCCATTCAATTACGTCATCACTTAATTTGCCATTATTAGGTCCAATAAATCATAGTTTTTATGAGTTGGCAATGTTGCTGACAAATGGGTGGTTGGTAGCATCATAGTTTCAAAATTGAGCCCCGTACGCCAGTTTCACTTGGAAACTTCAAGTTGGAGAATCGCGTCCATCTTgggtagacccacaaaaactCTGAAGATGCTGTTACAAAACCTATAGggagtcggccattttgttttgaggggACTGTTTTTGTTGACTGGACATAAAAGACcagaattttaaaaagtcaggtaacaatttgataaatattgttattatgagtagataaaaaaaaaaaaaaaaaatctgaaacaaCATGAAGTTTGCTTTACTGGGCTTAATCACAATTCCAGACTCGCTGTTGTCGTAAAcggcaagtttttttttgctaattaTCCTCAACGCAGCTGATGGCCAAGCAAATTTTGCAATGTTAGGCCTCGCTGTAGCTTTGCGCTGAGCTCAGCTGATTTTCATTTCCTGGTGGTTTttgtggggaaaaacaaacagcataTTAATCTTCATGTTGCGCGAGGTGTCGGCTCTCTCCGCGTGGGCGCCGCAATCATCTGCCCACTGACCCCGAGATGCTCGTCTGCAGAAGCACTCGCCTCCACGCGTCCTCCttgaatccccccccccccccccccgagacCAAGCGCAGGTCCACAAAAGCAGATCGAGCCTCCGAGGCCTGGCGTAACATTAGGCGGGGTTGCCTAAATAAGGGATGAAGGGTTCATAATTGTCAGTCGCGGTGATGTGAGATGCCGGGTGCCAACTGTCAGAGGCGGGCtaatgatgacaaatgtcTCTCCATGCAGATTGCTTGCGCTtgtgctgctgctactgctgctgctgctgctgctgctgccgctgctgctgcagggCCTAATGAGAGGAAGCTTGCGCGTTCATTTAATGACCTGCACGGAAGCCAACGGCACTCACTCAAGCTTGATGTCGTTAAGGGCCAACACAAAGCAGCGCTGCTTCTCCTTCAAGCGGTTTGCGCTTTAAATAACATCCTCAAAATCATCTTGATGAGGCTTATGGGAGAAAGTAGAGGACGGTTGTCATTTCCACGGCGACCTCGGGGTCACCTGCTTTAGAGGTCCAGTTTTTCAACCTTCAAATAAAGTGGTCCAAGTACCGATACCTGCTACCGGTAAAAGCGAGTCATGCCAAAATAACACGTTGGCATCTATGCTATCTCTGCTAATGTATCACGTTAGCGTCTATGCTATCCATGCTAGCATATCATTGCCCAATGATTTCCAAGCATTGTTTGCCCCACCGGGAATCCAAATTTCTAAAAGATAGctccagaaaaaaatgcatctcatttttttattatttgtaatttttgtcttattttgttttcgtATGATCTTTCTTCACTGACGGGCCAGGGTAAATCACACGCGCTTCTCCAGTCAACCGCGCGACAGCCATTTGGACCGGACTTTCCAATCATGTTTCCCGGGCCTATAAAGTGGCCTAACAATAAATTCTTGGAGCTCGCAAGTCTCCCCGTTTGGTGTTTTTTCGCTGTCTGCTTAAATTGTAGTGTTAAGCAGCGTTTTTAGGAGGCCGCAGTAAATCAGACGCCGCGCTCGCGGCGTGACGTCGGCCTCATGCTAATaaaagagcaaaacaggaGCGGCCGCGGCCCGGCCAGATTTGCCCAATTTGTTGCATGAATAGCTCTTGAAAGGCTTTGGCGGGCCGCACAAAGGGGCCCTCGTCTTTGTTTGCTCTCGCCCCATCTGTGTCATCTGCTGGTCCGTGCGAGAGGGCGGCGTCTCGGGGGCGCTCCCCGGCGGCGCCGCCAGTTGTTTTATGGACTCGGCCGAGTGCTGCCGGGAGTTCATAAGTCGGCCCCCAGCCCATTGTGCCACGGGGCCAGCTGACGCGCGTGAATGGACGGCAGCGTATTGACACATCATTTCCATTCAGGAATCGGATGAGCCCGCCTTGTTTTGCGCCGTGATTTATGTCTGCTAGGTTATCATCCCAAGAGTGGGGGGGCTTCACCCGCGACGCGTCACGCCGAGACCTCaggagtttgttttttttctatacatCTGAAAGTGATGCTTAAACCTTTTTTTGTagataaataacacatttatatGGCTTCACTTTACAAGAGAAATCTAAGACTCACTTTCCAATCGAGCATCTATCtacaagtttattttttttatgttaaacaCAGACaattttttggtcatttttccgggaaaaaaaaaaagtacagtggTACCTCGACTTACAAGTTCAATTTGTTCCATGACCACGCTCGTAACGCAAATCGTCTTTCCCTTTTAAATGAATGGGAGTGAGATTTCCAGCCTCAGAAGAAATAGCAACAAAATTGTATACTATAGCATTCAAGTAATCTACTTTGCTAAAACAATCATCGAATTTCAAGAAATAAATCATGCGTTTTGTTGCTTTAATGACATATGCGTCCAAATCATGCAACAACGGTCTGATTTCCAACACGTTTCTGACCCATTTTTCCTTTCCTGTTCCTTATAGTGACCCAGTTTGTGAGCTTAGGCTTGACCTAACACACCCACACAGCGCCACCATTGCTACGGCAGAACCGAGCGCCTCTCGGGAGGTGAGGTGAAAAGGAGAGAAAGCCAAAAAAGCCCTGGAGTGGATGCGAGACAAAGATGGCAAGGAGAGAGAGACATTTTGTCTACTTTGATTAGTTCTGCCTGCCGCTGAGCCGCGCTTAATATTAGCCCGTCAGCGGCGTCAAACGGAGCCCGCCTCATTTCCATCCGCCACGCTGGCGCCGACATATGGGCCAGGTTGCCAATTGCTTATTTTATACGGTAATTAACGGCACTCAGACCGCGTTAGATGCGCCTCCAGCGTGACATGCTTTCCATTTCGGCCCTGGTCAGGGCTTCTCTTTTCGGATCTGCACGGAAGGGCAGGGACCATTTCAAATTTGCCTTCTCACAATCGGGTTGCAATCGAAGAAAAACGATTCATGTGGCGAACGGCGACCGTGCAGGTGTACTTAAAAAAGTGACGGGCTAATTGCTTGACTTTTCTGTTGCTCGGTTTAATGGTcagatgtgctttttttctaatAGAACAGGTTGTAGGCCGTGGTTAGCGAGCAAGCTAGCTACCAAAGTACCACGAGCCAAATATCTCTGCAACTTTCCTACAAAATCCCAATGTCCCATTTCATTTAAACACATTGTTTGGAAAGGTCAGCAAATCAAACGGAGATGAAATGGTTTGTTCCAGTCGCAGGCCATCTAATATTAGTCAGTGCTGCCATTGTGTTGGATGTTGACATCGTCTAATGAAGGGGGTGGATTAGCCGTTTACCCAgaacggggaaaaaaaaaaaaaaagaacctggAGAGGCAGCGCTGGGCTGAGTAATGAATGATTGACTGTAAAAGAGACGCTGCCACTTGCCGCCGAGCTGAGCGCTGACGcccgcctcgcctcgccgTGCCTCCCCTtgcctcccctccctcccttcgcCTCGGCTCGCCTCCCCTCGCCGGCCTTGATCACGTTTCACTGCCGCGCCCCGTCTCATCTCGGCCTGCCTGCGTTTGCCGCGGGGAAAGCCGCTTTCCGCGCGCACTCCTCGCCCTAATTTACAcattgaagacattttttttggtgtttgcCGCTCTTGCCAGTGAGCCTCGCTCCTGGAAACCTCctcacacaggcacacacaatTTCTCTTGCGTTTGCCTCCAGGCAGTGAACTAATTTGGGCTTCCATAATTGCGCTGTGTTATACACCTGTCTGCTATTAATTCTCCCCCATGTCGCTCATTCGCTCCCTTAATGagatattattataattattttcatcatagtttttttttttttgaaagcggCGCGTGAGGGGGGAAACGAGCTTGATTGATGTGATTGTTAAAGGCGCCGTTACTTGTCTATTAGCTTGCGTTTTACTCCACCGCAACAATTAAAGAGAAAAAGTTTGGAAAGTTTCATGAGAGCAGATGTCAAATTGCAAACGGGCCTGCTTCAAATGCTGGATATGAAATATCAaacttggacaaaaatgctcaAAACAAGAGAAATATTCTTGCCCGCTCGAAATAATATCTCAGCAGACAAAGAACACACGTTTTGCTtctatttgaaatgttttaatatttaaaaaaaaaaaaaatagaattgaaaaaaaatattttagttcTATTTGGCTGAAGAATTTCCTTCCTCCTGGATTGGtcgactattttttttttttctgaatcaaTGCACGCTCACGAGTTGCTAGCGCCAACGGCCATCTTGATTTGACACCAAACGACTAATGCAGAGACCTAATGGACTCCTAGCACCTAGGACGCTAGGATCCAAATCCCCGCCTTCCCTGAAGATGACCCGGTTTTACATGAATCTAACTTGACTTGATTTGGACCTGCGGTGTCTTGGGCCCAACTGTTGGTTTGAGGGCCGTTGAGTGTTTGCCGCTGCTTGCGAGCGCTGAAAGGCGACACAATGGCTTCGGCTTGGCTTTGTTTCAGCCTGTCACCAGCGAGCTCGCTGAGAAAGTGGATTGGAGAAAATGTAAAAGGGGAGAAaaatgggagggagggagggagggagggagggagtttatgaaaactgaaaagttTCCCGGCAGCGgctgtttgaatgtttttgttgaggAAGCAAACTACTGGAAGGAATGCTGCTAAAGAAAAGCACAGCTCAGTGAACAATAGCCAAAAGTTTCTTCAGCTCTGCTCGCAATCCAATTAAGAGTTGAAAACGAGGGTCAAGCGTGGGGGACgtcacgcttttttttttttctctctcattgAATGGTCCCATATTGAAGCATTTTGTGGAGGCTCAGATGAGCTTTTCCGTTGCCCCTAATGGCCAGGTCGGGAGATAATCTgacactgattttttttttccaaacgtTGGTTTCTCAGATGGTACCAATCAtcggacccccccccccccgttaaACTCTACCATCTCTTGCTTGATAATTACCGATAACTTATGTCAAGACTACGTTGGACGTCTTTTGTGCATTAGCTTGAAAAAGTGCAACCTGGACGAACAATGCTGCCATGTGGCTTGAGAGGTgaagcgggcgggcgggacGCTGGATGGAGTCGGTCGGGCCTTTGTTGGTTAGTTCTCATGGCAGCTCGGCTTTGGAGTGTGTGACAGCCGTTTAACTCCACACGACCCGCTTCTCAAGTGCGCGCTCTCCAATCCTGTTAGGAGCCATAATTACAATTCATGCACGTCTTTGAAGAGAGAAGGCGAGTCGGGGTGCACCGAGAcacgccccccctccctctcagcGCTCGCCTTGCATGGATGAAGGCTGCTCGCTACGAGGGTATTTTCAATCAAACATTGGCCCCCCCGGTACTTACTTCATCTTGACACGACAACAAGTGATGCGATTGACTGAAGTCAACAGTTTCGAGACTTTTTAAGAATTGTTTTAGAGCTCTTTGGATTTCTTGGGGCGTGTCTTAAGAACAAGTCCAAGTACGTAACAAGTACCTGGCCCACTATATTGATGGTCAAAGGAAAAAGTTGAATCACTGTTAGTTGTtcacaaaaaatgacaagcttgccttgtcaatcaatcaatcaactttGACCATGAATGAGTAAAGCTtgactttttgcttttggcCTGCCATGGCAAAGTTGCCGTATCCGTTTTTCCACTTTGACGTCGTGGTTGCGTGATGCGCATTTCAAAGGCGAGCGGAAGAAAAGCGGGAGCGCGCAGCCTAATAGGTGCTTTAGTCATTTCTGAGTTTTCATAGCTTAATCCGTTGTGAAAAGCCGAGGAGAAGAAAGGATGCGAGCGGCCCTCCGTATTAATTTGATGTGACTTGTGTACAATAAGCCCGGGCGATCCCACCAGCTTTGGCTTCTTTCATCAGGCGCGGCCCCTTGGAACTTTTTTGCCGAAATGTTTGATGAAACGCCGGCCGTAAGCCTCTTTGCCATTGTGCGCCCCCATTATTACACGTACAAATAGTCAAGCAACCTCCCCCATTGTGGCAAATTGATTTAGCACAATTGAATTCAAACACACATATTCCGAGGCTCATTTCCCTGTGGACAAATGGAAATGATCCTAAGGTTTGCCTTCTTTTtggaaatacatttgaaagctTTGCCTCATAAACTGGATTTACATCGTCCAGACAAATTTAGCCTCagcctgctagcttaatgctaacagatAATCAGCAGGAATAGGAAATGGTGGCAGTATCCGTTCCAGCTTGTTCTATCCAAGTGGCCCGTTTGTGTACAAGCAGGCCGGGACCAGGAGAGGCCAACCGGGCGCCGTGTCGCTGACCCTCAAGAGAACATCTTGCGTGAATATGCTCTAATCCGACGTAAT
This genomic interval carries:
- the mab21l1 gene encoding putative nucleotidyltransferase MAB21L1, which produces MIAAQAKLVYHLNKYYNEKCQSRKAAVSKSIREVCKVVSDVLKEVEVQEPRFISSLSEMDNRFEGLEVISPSEFEVVLYLNQMGVFNFVDDGSLPGCAVLKLSDGRKRSMSLWVEFITASGYLSARKIRSRFQTLVAQAVDKCSYRDVVKMVADTSEVRLRIRDRYVVQITPAFKCTGIWPRSAAHWPLPHIPWPGPNRVAEVKAEGFNLLSKECYSLNGKQSSAESDAWVLQFAEAENRLLLGGCRKKCLSVLKALRDRHLELPGTPLNNYHMKTLVSYECEKHPRESDWDENCLGDRLNGILLQLISCLQCRRCPHYFLPNLDLFQGKPHSALENAAKQTWRLAREILTNPKSLEKL